The bacterium genome includes a window with the following:
- a CDS encoding DUF1015 domain-containing protein, with protein MNRFPTIAPFRGLRYDLSSGKLDPAKVTAPPYDVINEDAQRRLYERDPHNVVRVILGHQFPKDTAADNRYTRAAADLERWVREGVLKRDAEPSFYLYEQEFRLKDGSHHVRRGFLALRRLEEFGKGKIQPHEKTLAGPKADRLLLMKSCHANLSPIFSLYSDPEHALGRLLEPHFQDKPLADFADEEGVRQRLWRVSDQALFRKTDEIVGRKNLFIADGHHRYETALAYREWMKSRPEGAKAAEDASFHYVLMFFSDMEDPGLVILPTHRVLHDWPGFDPQSFRKKLAALFGLRAFPDGNEALLQALKGEGARGAQAFGLVLPGEEPMLLTLSAERRDSIPALKEVPAALRAVDTLILHRVIFREMLGLREEDEKDPRFMTFVKDAREALATPQSDAVFLLNTTPMRVLKEVVETGMVLPPKTTFFYPKLLSGLVFHPLSAAERVSI; from the coding sequence GTGAACCGTTTCCCCACGATCGCCCCGTTCCGTGGTCTTCGCTACGACCTGTCTTCGGGCAAGCTCGATCCGGCCAAGGTGACGGCGCCGCCCTACGACGTCATCAATGAGGACGCCCAAAGGCGGCTTTACGAGCGCGACCCTCACAACGTCGTGCGCGTCATCCTGGGTCATCAATTTCCCAAGGATACCGCAGCCGACAACCGGTACACGCGCGCCGCCGCCGACCTGGAGCGATGGGTCCGGGAGGGCGTCTTGAAACGCGATGCCGAACCGTCGTTTTATTTGTACGAGCAGGAGTTCAGGCTCAAGGACGGCTCGCATCACGTGAGACGGGGATTCTTGGCGCTCCGGAGGCTGGAAGAATTCGGCAAGGGCAAGATCCAGCCGCATGAAAAGACCCTCGCGGGCCCCAAGGCCGACCGGCTGCTGCTCATGAAGTCCTGCCACGCGAACTTAAGCCCCATTTTTTCGTTGTATTCGGACCCGGAGCACGCCCTCGGCCGCCTGCTGGAGCCGCATTTTCAAGACAAGCCGCTCGCCGACTTCGCGGATGAGGAGGGCGTTCGCCAGCGCCTGTGGCGGGTGAGCGACCAGGCCTTGTTCCGGAAGACCGATGAGATCGTCGGGCGGAAGAATCTTTTCATCGCGGACGGCCACCATCGATACGAGACGGCGCTCGCCTACCGGGAATGGATGAAAAGCCGTCCCGAAGGGGCGAAGGCCGCCGAGGACGCCTCCTTCCATTACGTCCTGATGTTCTTTTCCGACATGGAGGACCCCGGCCTCGTCATCCTGCCGACCCATCGGGTCCTTCACGACTGGCCGGGATTCGACCCGCAGTCTTTTAGGAAAAAACTGGCCGCCTTGTTCGGCCTCAGGGCCTTTCCGGATGGGAACGAAGCCCTGCTGCAGGCCCTGAAGGGCGAAGGCGCCCGCGGTGCCCAAGCGTTTGGGTTGGTCCTTCCCGGCGAGGAGCCGATGCTTCTCACCCTGTCCGCGGAGAGGCGGGACTCGATCCCCGCGCTCAAGGAGGTGCCGGCGGCGCTGCGGGCCGTCGATACCTTGATCCTGCATCGCGTGATCTTTCGCGAGATGTTGGGTCTTCGGGAGGAGGACGAAAAGGACCCTCGCTTCATGACGTTCGTCAAGGACGCCCGTGAGGCCCTGGCAACGCCGCAGTCGGACGCCGTCTTCTTGCTGAATACGACGCCGATGCGCGTTCTGAAGGAGGTTGTCGAGACGGGGATGGTCCTGCCGCCGAAGACGACGTTCTTCTATCCCAAGCTCTTGAGCGGCCTCGTCTTCCATCCACTCTCCGCCGCCGAACGGGTTTCTATTTGA
- a CDS encoding DUF721 domain-containing protein: protein MRNKLKAPLPLAEILKIALKLPVSGPSEVDFLDHRWEELVGPKMASRSRPAKVSGKRLIVEVTSSAWANEFEFLRHSLLEKIRSLPGASPIEEIRLQIETRSAAESGWKTRPLKSLG from the coding sequence GTGCGTAACAAACTCAAGGCCCCGCTCCCCCTCGCCGAGATCTTGAAAATCGCGCTCAAGCTGCCCGTCTCGGGCCCTTCCGAGGTCGATTTTTTGGATCATCGCTGGGAGGAGCTCGTCGGTCCGAAGATGGCCTCCAGATCGCGTCCCGCCAAGGTATCAGGGAAAAGGCTCATCGTCGAGGTCACTTCATCGGCCTGGGCGAATGAATTCGAATTTCTCAGACACTCCCTCTTGGAAAAGATCCGCTCCCTCCCGGGGGCCTCTCCCATCGAGGAGATTCGCCTTCAAATAGAAACCCGTTCGGCGGCGGAGAGTGGATGGAAGACGAGGCCGCTCAAGAGCTTGGGATAG
- the dksA gene encoding RNA polymerase-binding protein DksA produces the protein MNKKDTKKFRELLTRRKEELLKTAVAVKEQGIGFSLDDLPDEVDLASSESEQSMSLRLRDRERVLLKKIDKMLAKMDEGTYGLCESCGEEIGAKRLEARPVTDLCIRCKEEQEKMEKSFAE, from the coding sequence ATGAATAAAAAAGACACCAAAAAGTTCAGGGAGCTGCTCACGAGACGGAAGGAAGAGCTTCTGAAGACGGCGGTCGCCGTCAAGGAGCAGGGGATCGGATTCTCGCTGGACGATCTGCCGGATGAGGTGGACTTGGCGTCTTCCGAATCCGAGCAGTCGATGAGTCTCCGCCTCCGTGATCGGGAGCGGGTCCTTCTCAAGAAGATCGACAAGATGCTCGCCAAGATGGACGAAGGTACCTACGGCTTGTGCGAATCCTGCGGCGAGGAGATCGGCGCCAAGCGGCTGGAGGCCCGGCCGGTCACGGACCTGTGCATCCGCTGCAAGGAAGAGCAAGAGAAGATGGAAAAATCGTTCGCCGAGTAA
- the gshA gene encoding glutamate--cysteine ligase has product MTSVIQDLSERIADRARPLQDWLGRRLSALPDAEPPVYASIDVRNAGFKVSVVDTNLFPAGFNNLCETFSERGAAAFKSFFQAWHPSVRKVLIFPEEHTRNLFYWKSVAALRAMLTDAKQGPGLEVEIGSASTRFTSDPFPIVWEEGRTIEVRKVRMQDGFLKTDRFIPDLILINNDLSGGTPEYLKDLKQLLLPSPYLGWHRRRKSEHFHHFAVLAAEAAEILGIDPWLITPLSEAETGVDLSDGICLKRLKDTADRLLDRVREKYRRHGVARAPYLFVKNNAGTYGMGVTHIDSGDAFLNLNRRIRNKLESSKGGSKVSEYLLQEGIPTADFYRGKPIEPVVYLVGGENVGTFFRIHEEKNELENLNAPGMAFACLCFHKVKPSANGKTYQLTYENRDQLFTVACLLGRLASLASVLERHDTALIPARSA; this is encoded by the coding sequence ATGACCTCCGTCATTCAAGACCTGTCCGAACGCATCGCCGACCGGGCCCGCCCGCTTCAAGACTGGCTCGGCCGCCGCCTCTCCGCCCTTCCGGACGCCGAGCCGCCCGTCTACGCGTCCATCGACGTCCGCAACGCGGGCTTCAAGGTCTCGGTTGTGGACACGAACCTCTTTCCCGCCGGCTTCAACAACCTCTGCGAAACCTTCTCCGAGCGCGGGGCCGCCGCCTTCAAATCCTTCTTTCAGGCCTGGCATCCGTCGGTCCGCAAGGTGCTGATCTTTCCGGAAGAACACACGCGGAATCTCTTTTACTGGAAGAGCGTCGCGGCCTTGAGGGCGATGCTGACCGACGCCAAGCAGGGACCGGGCCTCGAGGTCGAGATCGGTTCCGCCTCCACGCGCTTCACGTCCGATCCATTTCCGATCGTCTGGGAGGAAGGACGAACGATCGAGGTCCGCAAGGTCCGGATGCAGGACGGCTTCCTGAAGACCGACCGTTTCATCCCGGACCTGATCCTCATCAACAACGACCTCTCCGGCGGCACGCCGGAATATTTGAAGGATCTCAAGCAACTCTTGCTGCCGTCTCCGTACCTGGGCTGGCACCGGCGGCGAAAGAGCGAGCACTTCCATCACTTCGCCGTCCTCGCCGCCGAGGCCGCGGAGATTTTGGGGATCGATCCCTGGCTCATCACGCCCCTCTCCGAGGCCGAAACCGGCGTGGATCTTTCCGACGGAATCTGTCTCAAGCGGCTCAAAGATACGGCCGACCGCCTGCTCGACCGCGTCCGCGAAAAATACCGGAGGCACGGCGTCGCGCGGGCCCCGTATCTTTTCGTGAAGAATAACGCGGGCACTTACGGGATGGGCGTCACCCACATCGATTCGGGGGACGCCTTTCTAAATCTCAACCGCAGGATCCGGAACAAGCTCGAGTCCTCCAAGGGAGGCTCGAAGGTCAGCGAATATTTGCTTCAGGAGGGCATCCCGACGGCCGATTTCTACCGCGGCAAGCCCATCGAGCCCGTCGTTTATCTCGTCGGCGGCGAGAACGTCGGCACGTTCTTCCGCATCCATGAAGAGAAAAACGAGCTGGAGAACCTCAACGCCCCCGGCATGGCGTTCGCCTGCCTCTGCTTCCACAAGGTCAAGCCCTCCGCCAACGGCAAGACTTACCAACTCACCTACGAAAATCGCGACCAACTCTTCACGGTGGCCTGCCTCCTGGGGCGGCTCGCCTCCTTGGCCTCCGTCCTCGAGCGCCACGATACCGCCCTCATCCCGGCGCGAAGCGCGTAA
- a CDS encoding ATP-dependent helicase — protein sequence MKTLTAKQQAAVLHGLESTGGDAAILAGAGSGKTFVIVEKVAALVERLHVPEDKILVVTFTEKAAGEVQDRIGQRLAAASGVRASTIHGFAADVLRAQGQAIGLPPDFRILNEFLTNLEKARVVREKALERIEAEDPEILEAVGRFGFRKSLGLFLGLLSEPPHRRTGSAFPATLAALSDGYQARKKALNALDFDDLEARLLALLKADPAAFSKTWSWVIVDEFQDTSLLQWEIIETLQKLSGARLVIVGDPRQSIYRFRGADPSLFLKVKGAFERSGGRAFDLPENFRSAPEIVAFVNAVSEPLFAENYPPMKAVRGPGGAVERLFLEDEGTLGDLRAAEAEAVARRLATLRREGQLWKTMAVLFKTRKAVPAYECAFKTHGIPYRTSLGEPLLERPEILALLFWMERKAGASEREIPFLDTGLRHSPLKDFAEEISPDPLPACLDALFEKTEPLFPESARANLRAFRSLLNDLMSLGVGHLKALARNLQALREEGARIPCPQEVDVREDAVTIMTVHGAKGLEWPVVVLGDLKAAPVRPPSLYLASDDGDLLLQEGDASASGLKDRMVKNEAYQERERREREESLEESKRLLYVALTRARDRLILPLPIGNKGEGKDRRSSRWSEWLTR from the coding sequence ATGAAGACCCTGACCGCCAAACAACAGGCCGCCGTGCTCCACGGCCTGGAGTCGACCGGGGGCGACGCGGCGATTTTGGCCGGCGCGGGATCGGGCAAGACCTTCGTCATCGTCGAAAAGGTCGCCGCGTTGGTCGAGAGGCTGCATGTGCCCGAGGACAAGATCCTCGTCGTGACGTTCACGGAGAAGGCGGCCGGAGAGGTCCAGGACAGGATCGGCCAGCGTCTGGCCGCCGCAAGCGGCGTGCGGGCGTCCACCATCCACGGCTTCGCCGCCGATGTGCTCCGAGCGCAAGGCCAGGCGATCGGACTTCCGCCCGACTTCCGCATTCTGAACGAATTCCTCACGAATCTCGAAAAGGCCCGCGTCGTGCGCGAAAAGGCCCTGGAACGGATCGAGGCGGAGGACCCCGAGATTCTCGAAGCCGTCGGGCGCTTCGGATTCCGGAAATCCCTGGGTCTGTTCCTCGGTCTGCTCTCCGAGCCGCCGCACCGGAGGACCGGCTCCGCCTTCCCCGCGACGCTCGCGGCGCTCTCGGACGGTTACCAGGCCCGTAAGAAGGCCCTGAACGCGCTCGACTTCGACGATCTCGAAGCACGGCTGCTCGCCCTGCTCAAGGCCGACCCCGCCGCGTTCTCGAAAACATGGTCCTGGGTGATCGTCGACGAATTTCAGGACACGAGCCTCCTGCAATGGGAGATCATCGAAACGCTCCAGAAACTCTCGGGCGCGCGGCTGGTGATCGTCGGCGATCCGCGCCAGTCGATTTACCGCTTTCGCGGGGCGGACCCGTCGCTTTTCCTCAAGGTAAAAGGCGCCTTCGAGCGCTCCGGGGGCCGGGCCTTCGACCTGCCGGAGAACTTTCGTTCGGCCCCCGAGATCGTCGCCTTCGTCAACGCCGTCAGCGAGCCCCTGTTCGCGGAAAACTATCCCCCCATGAAGGCCGTCCGCGGTCCCGGGGGCGCCGTCGAGCGCCTTTTTCTCGAGGACGAAGGCACCCTGGGCGATCTCCGCGCCGCGGAGGCCGAGGCCGTCGCCCGCAGGCTCGCAACGCTCCGACGGGAGGGACAGCTCTGGAAAACAATGGCCGTCCTCTTCAAGACGCGCAAGGCCGTCCCGGCCTACGAATGCGCCTTCAAGACGCACGGCATCCCCTACCGGACCTCCTTGGGCGAGCCCCTCCTTGAAAGGCCCGAAATCCTCGCCCTCCTCTTTTGGATGGAGCGAAAGGCCGGGGCCTCCGAGCGGGAGATCCCCTTCCTGGACACCGGTCTCCGCCACTCGCCGCTCAAGGATTTTGCGGAGGAGATCTCTCCCGATCCCCTTCCCGCCTGTCTGGACGCCCTGTTTGAAAAGACGGAACCGCTCTTTCCCGAAAGCGCGCGCGCGAACCTCAGGGCCTTCCGGTCTCTCCTCAACGACTTGATGAGCCTGGGCGTGGGGCACTTGAAGGCCCTGGCACGGAATCTCCAAGCCCTCCGCGAAGAAGGCGCCCGGATCCCCTGTCCGCAGGAGGTCGACGTCCGGGAGGACGCCGTCACGATCATGACGGTTCACGGGGCCAAGGGGCTCGAATGGCCCGTCGTCGTCCTGGGAGACCTGAAGGCCGCTCCCGTCCGCCCGCCCTCTCTCTACCTCGCGTCGGACGACGGAGACCTGCTGCTCCAGGAAGGCGACGCCTCGGCCTCCGGCCTCAAGGACCGCATGGTCAAAAACGAGGCGTATCAGGAACGCGAGAGGCGCGAACGCGAGGAAAGCCTGGAGGAATCGAAGCGTTTGCTTTATGTTGCCTTGACCAGGGCCCGCGATCGCCTGATCCTGCCCTTGCCGATCGGGAACAAGGGAGAAGGAAAGGACCGCAGGTCCTCCCGTTGGAGCGAGTGGCTGACACGTTGA
- a CDS encoding PD-(D/E)XK nuclease family protein gives MTGSQPDFASWVGDHVFTATDLENYRLCPYRFYASAFLKLREEDPFEVEMSPAEIGSLVHRVLEKVLRTQKAAPSLLNEEWARFTAGRPQLSRPLIAFQRRRIERMLSSFTDDLERERAAASDWTPRHFEWGFGQDSAPLVLKDADGRPASFRGRIDRIDVNERLKTFLVIDYKTGSTKITGNQIKSGEALQLPIYLLAVQRLLLKDYQPAGAVYYQLSDMSKKDGLLHAERLPDYLEVGPRSSSYVPAAKWDGVLASIEARIGETVSAIRKTAAFKSSPEPCEPFCPYQDICRLRSATA, from the coding sequence ATGACGGGATCTCAGCCGGACTTCGCCTCCTGGGTCGGAGACCATGTCTTCACGGCGACGGATTTGGAGAATTACCGGCTCTGCCCCTATCGTTTTTATGCCTCCGCCTTCCTGAAGCTCCGGGAGGAGGATCCGTTCGAGGTCGAGATGAGCCCGGCGGAGATCGGGTCGCTGGTGCACAGGGTCCTGGAAAAGGTCCTGAGAACCCAAAAAGCGGCCCCGTCCCTCCTGAACGAGGAATGGGCCCGGTTCACCGCCGGCCGACCCCAACTGTCCCGCCCCCTCATCGCCTTTCAAAGACGGAGGATCGAGCGGATGCTCTCCTCCTTCACGGACGACCTCGAACGCGAACGGGCGGCCGCCTCCGACTGGACGCCCCGGCACTTTGAATGGGGTTTCGGTCAGGACTCCGCCCCCCTCGTCCTCAAGGATGCGGACGGGCGCCCGGCCTCCTTCCGGGGCCGGATCGACCGCATCGACGTGAACGAAAGGCTCAAGACGTTCCTGGTCATCGATTACAAGACCGGCTCGACGAAGATCACCGGCAATCAGATCAAGTCGGGGGAGGCCCTTCAGCTTCCGATCTACCTCCTCGCCGTCCAGAGGCTCCTTTTGAAGGACTACCAGCCGGCGGGGGCCGTCTACTACCAGCTCTCCGACATGTCGAAAAAGGACGGCCTCCTGCACGCGGAACGGCTGCCGGACTATCTGGAGGTGGGACCGCGATCGAGCTCCTATGTGCCCGCCGCCAAGTGGGACGGCGTTCTGGCGTCGATCGAGGCCCGGATCGGAGAAACCGTCTCGGCGATCCGGAAAACGGCGGCGTTTAAATCATCCCCCGAACCCTGCGAGCCCTTCTGCCCCTACCAGGACATTTGCCGGCTGAGGTCGGCGACCGCATGA
- a CDS encoding rhomboid family intramembrane serine protease — MIPYKDLSPTHRFPFVTLLLVAANVLVFLYEVFLPEPAATEFVYRYSVIPLEFRLGHNTELSPGFPPIVSIFTAMFLHGGWLHLIGNGLYLWVFGDNVEDRMGPVRFLIFYLLCGVVATLAQIYSNFRSDIPALGASGAIAGVLAAYLRMYPKGRVAVLVPVFYFLRSVVLPAWLVLGLWFLLQIVESRMVPASQAGAGGVAYFAHIGGFVAGLLFMPLFMPGKRPRSVR, encoded by the coding sequence GTGATCCCCTATAAAGACCTCTCCCCGACGCACCGCTTTCCGTTCGTGACCCTCCTCCTCGTCGCCGCCAACGTCCTCGTTTTTCTCTACGAGGTTTTTCTGCCCGAGCCGGCCGCCACGGAATTCGTCTACCGGTATTCCGTCATCCCTCTCGAATTCCGGCTCGGCCACAACACCGAGCTTTCACCCGGGTTTCCCCCCATCGTCTCCATCTTCACGGCCATGTTTCTTCACGGAGGCTGGCTCCACCTGATCGGCAACGGGCTCTACCTTTGGGTCTTCGGGGACAACGTCGAGGACCGGATGGGCCCGGTCCGCTTCCTGATCTTCTACCTGCTCTGCGGCGTCGTGGCGACCTTGGCCCAGATCTACTCGAACTTCCGGTCCGACATCCCGGCCCTCGGGGCCTCGGGGGCCATCGCCGGCGTGCTCGCGGCCTACCTTCGCATGTACCCGAAGGGCCGCGTGGCGGTGCTGGTGCCCGTCTTCTATTTTTTGAGATCCGTCGTCCTCCCGGCCTGGCTGGTCTTGGGGCTCTGGTTCCTCCTCCAGATCGTGGAGTCCCGCATGGTGCCGGCCTCCCAGGCCGGCGCGGGCGGCGTCGCCTACTTCGCGCACATCGGAGGATTCGTGGCGGGTCTGCTCTTCATGCCGCTCTTCATGCCCGGAAAGCGGCCGCGGAGCGTCCGATGA
- a CDS encoding ArsR family transcriptional regulator, whose amino-acid sequence MALKLLDHKKPEKKNESLARARDGFIESAGKISANMLGMVSKVGGQIYALLFLARKPMSLDEIAEVLKLSKGNISVNIRMLEGYGLARKVWVKGTRKDYYEVARDYPRKFLKDFFDRVRSGIDDSLRVINRCKGEFEAAAKGCEGEEREDGDFMALQLLLLQAFYEAASRIFEDFYQGRPVDTDLLRRVILE is encoded by the coding sequence ATGGCGCTCAAACTCCTCGACCACAAAAAACCGGAGAAAAAGAACGAATCCCTGGCCCGGGCCCGCGACGGTTTCATCGAAAGCGCGGGCAAGATTTCGGCCAACATGCTGGGGATGGTCTCCAAGGTGGGCGGCCAGATCTACGCGCTGCTCTTCCTGGCCCGGAAGCCCATGTCGCTGGACGAAATCGCGGAAGTCCTCAAGCTCTCCAAGGGAAACATCAGCGTGAACATCCGCATGCTCGAGGGCTACGGGCTCGCGCGCAAGGTGTGGGTGAAGGGGACGCGCAAGGACTATTACGAAGTCGCGCGCGACTACCCGCGCAAGTTTCTCAAGGATTTTTTCGACCGCGTCCGCTCCGGCATCGACGATTCGCTCCGCGTCATCAACCGATGCAAGGGAGAGTTCGAGGCCGCCGCCAAGGGGTGCGAGGGGGAAGAGAGGGAGGACGGGGACTTCATGGCCCTGCAGCTCCTCCTCCTGCAAGCCTTCTACGAGGCCGCGAGCCGGATCTTCGAGGACTTCTACCAGGGACGGCCGGTGGATACGGATCTGCTTCGCCGTGTCATCCTTGAATAA
- a CDS encoding HAD-IB family hydrolase, translating to MSSLNNLVFFDVDKTIIKGYSGFFTTIALIQKGILKKRRLPTALFYRIFSPLIHEGKNAPLEKLYQIAIDDMAGHTLDEILAVGRECFERWIRPRVYAEAVAKVGEHKAQGHPVYLVTSGPTMAIRILAEFLGVTGFFSAGPVIDAQNRLTRVLQRPIYYREGKVVAAEEAVKTHGAAWEDCYFYSDSIDDIFLLERVGHPHLVNPDPKLLKIGRERSWPVLRFSEVLGTKGP from the coding sequence GTGTCATCCTTGAATAATCTCGTCTTCTTCGACGTCGACAAGACGATCATCAAGGGGTACAGCGGTTTCTTCACGACGATCGCCCTCATTCAAAAGGGGATTCTAAAAAAGCGGCGCCTGCCGACGGCCCTTTTCTACCGCATCTTCAGCCCGCTCATCCACGAGGGCAAGAACGCCCCGCTCGAGAAGCTCTATCAGATCGCGATCGACGACATGGCGGGCCACACCCTGGACGAGATCCTGGCGGTGGGCCGCGAGTGCTTCGAACGCTGGATCAGGCCCCGCGTCTACGCCGAGGCCGTCGCAAAGGTGGGAGAACACAAGGCCCAGGGGCATCCCGTCTACCTCGTCACCTCCGGGCCCACCATGGCGATCCGCATCCTCGCCGAGTTTTTGGGAGTGACCGGCTTCTTCAGCGCGGGACCTGTGATTGACGCGCAAAACCGGCTGACCCGCGTGCTCCAAAGGCCGATCTACTACCGGGAAGGGAAGGTCGTGGCGGCGGAGGAGGCGGTCAAGACCCACGGCGCGGCCTGGGAGGATTGCTACTTCTATTCCGACAGCATCGACGACATCTTTCTTCTGGAGCGGGTGGGGCATCCCCATCTGGTCAATCCCGATCCCAAGCTCCTCAAGATCGGCCGGGAACGCTCCTGGCCCGTCTTGCGCTTTTCCGAAGTCCTGGGTACTAAAGGTCCATGA